A portion of the Bacillus thuringiensis genome contains these proteins:
- a CDS encoding thioredoxin family protein — MKEIKTEQEFKDIIASEEPVVVKFFTTWCPDCVRMDNFIGDVMEEFNKFEWYSINKDEFPSIAEEYQVMGIPSLLVYQNGEKLGHLHSANAKTEEQVTEFLEAY, encoded by the coding sequence ATGAAAGAAATTAAAACAGAACAAGAATTCAAAGACATCATCGCAAGCGAGGAGCCAGTAGTTGTTAAGTTCTTTACTACATGGTGCCCAGATTGCGTACGTATGGACAACTTTATCGGAGATGTAATGGAAGAGTTCAATAAATTTGAATGGTATTCTATTAATAAAGATGAGTTTCCAAGTATCGCTGAAGAGTATCAAGTAATGGGTATTCCAAGTTTACTTGTATACCAAAATGGTGAGAAGCTAGGCCACTTACATAGTGCTAACGCAAAAACTGAAGAGCAAGTTACTGAGTTTTTAGAAGCATACTAA